CGTCCGTTAATGTCCCAATTACTTTCAAAATTAAATATTCAGATTTATACAGCTACACAAGGCATAACCAATGTGCTATAATCTCCTCATAGGATTATTGTCAACAGAAAGGGATATAGATATGAAACTGGACTATATGCTGGATCATATTCCGGAAAATATCCGGCAGCATACCACCAAACGCACCTTCCAGCCAGGGGATGTGGTGGTGAGGAAAGGTGAAAAGGCCGACCATGTATACATACTGACAGCAGGCAAGCTCCGGGTCAGCAATGAGTTTGAAAGCGGCCAGCGCTATACATTTGCCTCTTTGGAAGTGCCGGATATGATTGGAGATCTGGAAGTCCTGGCAGAACAGGAACACTTTGCCGCCACTAATGAGGCCGTCACTGAGTGCCAGGTATTGTCACTGACAGCTGACACCTTCCTGCACTGGATGAAAACCGACAATGACTTTGCCGTAGCAGTGGCAAAGCTGCTGGCTGCCAAGATGTACCCCACTTCCAACGAGGCTGGCCGGGTAAAATTCCAGCCCAGCCAGGAGCGCTTCGAGGAATACCTGGCCAAGCGCCTGGGCGATATCGAGACAGACCTCTTCATCCTCCACACCAGCCGCCAGCAGATAGCCGATGACATCGGCACCAGCGTCAAAACCGTCAACCGCTGCGTCACCAAGATGCGGGATGACGGTGACCTCTCCCTGCTCCACGGCAAGATTACCCTGAACCGTGAGCAGCAGGCCCGTCTCAGAGCTGTGTGGAAAAACGAACCTTAAAATCATACCTGCAATACAGACGCTAAAAGGGCAGCCCCCCGAGGGACTGCCCTGCTTTTGTGTCTGTTATTATTTCAAGGACTCCACATAGCGCTTGAGTTCCTCTGCCGCCTTGGTGACGCGGGAGAGGTTGGCCGTGATTTCTTCGGTGGAAGCGGCCTGCTCCTCACTGATGGAGCCGGTGTTCTCAATGGACTTGGAGATGCCTTCAACTGCCTTGTTCATTTCAGTCAGAGTGGACTGGATTTTCTCAGTTGCCTCACGGGACTGCTCGGCAAGTTTTCTCACTTCCTCAGCCACCACAGCGAAGCCGCGGCCCTGCTCACCGGCACGGGCTGCCTCGATGGCGGCATTGAGGCCCAGAAGGTTGGTCTGACCAGCAATATTCGTGATGAAGTCGATGACCTTGATAGTGTCAGCATTCTTCTCCTGCAGGAATTTCGCCTGCTCCACGGACTCCTGCCCGGCCTTGGCGAGGGCGCTGGCGCTTTTCGCCACCTGCTCAACAGCCTCATAGACCGTCTGTGTGGATGTTGCAATTTCCTCGATAGAAGCAGCCAGCTTGTTGGTTACCTCCTCATTTTGCTTGAATTCCTCAGCCATAGATATTCCTCCTCAATCATGAATATTGTTGATTATGCCCTTCGGGTCCATTTCCCTTGATAAATTCCTTTTGTTCTTATTCCACAAGCAAGGAAAAAAACCTGCTGCCCGGCAAAATTTTTCTATCTTTCAACCCTAAGCAGCGGTTCCGCTATGTAGCCGTAAGCATGACCTGCCAAAAGGGAAGCCAAAAGCTCCCTGCCCTCATATTCCTGCCATTCCTTCCCTGGAGGCCACTTCAGCGCCTCCAGCTGCCGCCTGCGGAAGATGGCGGAGGCCAGCCCACCGGGGAAGCACTGACGGGCATCCCAGATGCTCTGGGCCGCCTGGCTGCCATCACCGGGCATAAAGATTTCCTTGCCTGTGTCAATATCGAAAACTTCCTGCCGCATGATCTTGTCTGAGAGGTAATCCCCCTCCTCCACCGCCGACACCATCAGGCTCAGTTCTTCCTGGGCAGAAAGGGCAGAGACCATCTTGATAAGCCTGTCCGGCAGCATAATGAAGCCCTCAGGCAGCCACTGCACAAACTCCCCCTTCATGCCCTCAGGCAGAAGTTCCCAGGCCTCAGGCCCTGACAGCAGGGAAATGCACTCCACAGGCTGCTGCTCCAAAAGCTCTACCAGCGCAGCTTCTCCCTCTGGCGAAATTTCCGGAGCCAGCACAATGTATTCCTTGAAAGGATAGTCGTCAGACAGGGCAGATGCCATGGTCCTGGCAAAAAGCTCAAGATTTCCCCTGTACTGCATGACAATGCTGACAGGCTGGACAAAGAGCCTGGCTCTAAGTTCTGCACATTCCTCTGCCAGCTGCTCTGCTGCCAGCATGACAACTTCCAGCAGGCTTTCCTTGTCGTAGTCCGGCGTATAGCAAAGCCTCACCACATCACTGCCGGGCAGCCGTGGCGCCTTCACCGGCTGTCTGAGGTTTTCAGGCTGCAGGCTCCTGCCCTTCATAAGCTCCCTGTATCCCTCCCGCCACTGATGGGCGGTGCGGGTGTAGCGGGTATACTTTGCCACATTGCCCAGCCAACCCACGGCGGCTTTCTTGGCAGCCTGTTCCTCACTGCGCCAGGGATAATGAGCGATGTGGACGCCTTTTACCACCTCCGGCACCACAGCCTGCCTGTCCCCCTCATTGCCAGGCAGCAGAGCCCGATGGCTCCCTTGGGAAATCTCCAGCTGGGCTTCCTTCACCGCCCCGGCTCCCAACACGGCCTTGGTAAGGCTGTCGGGCCACTTCTCCCGATATGCACGCCGGGACAGCAGGAAGCCCTGGCCGCTTCTGGGCACATACCTGACCCAGGGGATGGCATAGACTTTTCCCTCGTCCATGGCGGCAAAGACCGAGCGGCAATAATTGCCTACGCTCTGTCCTGCATTGCCACTCCCATCCGGCAGCAGAAATTCATCAGCATCAAGTGGCACCACAAAACCTGCCCCCTCAGCCACCGCCTGCCGCATCAGCGCTGTCACCACTTCGGACTGGAGTTGGGCCGCCCCCTTAACCTCAGAAAGGACAATAGGCAAGCCATCCTGCTGGAGGGCCTGCAGGATGGACAGGGTCTCGTCACTGCTCTCGTGCACAGCCACATAAAGCTTATCAGCCCAACCCAGATTGTGGCGCACAAAACTTTCTATTACATCCGCTTCATTGCGGACCATGGAAACTACTGCAATAAGACTCATAATAAAAACCTCAGCGCAGGGCAGCCAGCAGCAGGAAATCCGTCTGGGGCAGCCTGGAAGCAAACTCCTGAGCCTTTTCCTTCTCCCCCTGCTCATGGCAGAGCACAGCCATATTCCGCAGGCTTTCTCCGTCCAGCGGATCAATCTTCAAGGCTTCCTCAAGGAAACGACGTGCCTCCCCATAATTTTTCTGGTAGAAATATCCGCCTGCAAAGACATTGTAAAGATGGATTTTCGCCTGCAGCGGCACGGGCTTTTCCGCAATGGCCTTCAGCTCTGCTTCAATATCTGCCACTGGTGCTGCCGGCGCAGGAGCCTCACAAGCCGGTACTTCCTGCGGAGCAATTTCCTGCACCACATGCGGCTCAGGAGCAGGTGCTGCCGGAGCTGCAGGCGGGGCAGTTTTCTCCACCACAGGTGTCTTTTCTTCGTCCTCCCCTGCCACAAAAGCTGCCACATGGGGATATTCAGCCCTGATGCGCTCAGGCTCGCACCTATAATAATATTCCAAAATATCATTCAAATCCTGGGACTGTTCTTCCGTAAGCAGTTCCCTGTTGCTGGCCAGCAGGACATCTGACAGGGAAAGAGCTCCTTCCTCACGCTCATTGAGAATACAGAGACGGGCCAGAAGAATGCGGGCAGGGATATGGTAAGGAGCCAGGTCCATCACCATGTCCACCCATTTGGTAGACCTTTCGTAATCCCCCACCATGAAATAGCAGTAGGCCCCGTCATACAGAAGATCCGGGTCATAGCTGTTGTCCTTGACAAGTTCTGCCAAAGAGCCCAGTGCCTCGGCGTAGTCACCTGCCTCCATCTGTTCCTTCATCTGCTCCCGCAAACCCGCATCCCTGCGGCGGATTTCCATCTTATTGGCCTTTTCTTTCTTTTTATTCAGCTTGCGGCTGCTCTTGCTCATATTTACCGTCCTTTCTCCCGCAGCATCACCCACAGGCTCGGCTGCCTCATTATTTTCCTTTACAGGAGTATTCAACCAAAGAAGCCCGGATTCCTCTATGGTAAAGCCGGACTTCTCCAGCCACTTGACATAAATTTCCGCATAAGCCTGCTCCACCGCCGCCACATAAGGACCGCTTGCCATAACAGGAGAACGCTCCATCATCGGACGCAGCTTCTTATGCAGGGCCTTCAGGCACTCTTTGTCTTCTGCCAGTGACACAGCCCGCTCTGCATATTCCCCCTCAGAAAAGGTGCACAGCTCCGCCAAGCCCATATTCATAAGCAAACTGTAACCAAAACGAGAATTGTGCCGCTCGCCTGCCAAAGTCACTACAGGCACCCCCATGTAAAGCGCATCGCAAGTGGTGCCCCCACCGGGATAAGGCCAGGTATCAAGGGCAATATCAATCTCATGGTAGTCCTTTAAATAATCAGGTGCAAAGGGATATGCTTCCACCCGTGCCAGGTCAATCCCTGCCGCTTCTATGCGGGCAAAGGCCAGCTTCCTGCCATACTCGCTGTTGAAAATCTGAGCCCGCAGATGGAGACGGCTGCCCTGTACCTGCCGCAGAATCTTCGCCCAAACCCGCAGGACTTCGTCCGTGACCTTGGCAAAATTATTCAGACAGCCAAAGGTGACAAAGCCTTTGGCAAGGCAGGGGGCTTCCCCCACCTCTCCCGGAGCATCATGCCACATATAGCAGAAATGAGACTTGGGAAGCCTCAGAAGCTTTTCTGTAAAATAATGTTCATTTCCCCCGTCCTCCGGGTCAAGATAGTGGTCAGTCAAAAAGTAATCCACTGCCGGCAGGCCCGTGGTATCAAAATAACCAATGCCTGAAAGCTGCACAGGAGCAGGCTTGCAGGCCAGCACAGGCAGCATATTCTGAGCAGTGTGGCCTGCAAGGTCAAAGAGTATATCTATCTCATCCTCGTACACGGCCTGGGCAATCTCCACCGGAGCCATCCCTCGCACATTGCGCCAGCCATCCACCCAGGAGGCAAACTCGGCACTGGCACTGTCCTCTATGCAGTTGGTGTAGCAATAGACCTCAAATCGTTCCCGGTTGTAATCCTTAAGCAAGGCATAGCTGAAAAAAGCTACCACATGAAAGCGTAAGTCCGGGGATATATAGCCGATGCGCATTTTCGCACGGCCATGGGGCTTGTGGCTGTACTGCTCCACCCGAGAGAGCATTTCCCCATACTTTTGGGCTTCTGCCAGCATAAAGGACTGAGGCTCATTCAGATAGTGCAGATTGAAGAGATAATTGCTGTAATCTGCCAGACTACCCGTGGCCAAAGTCTTGTACTCCACGGATTTCAGATAATGACCGGCTGCCTCCCGGGGCCGGGCCAGCTTCCGTTCAAGATTGGCCAGGATGCTGTAGGCCGCCCCCCGATACCAGTCTTCCATGGGCAGGTTCAAGGCATGGCGCACCTCCGCTTCCGCACTTTCCCAGTCCCCACTAAGCATCTTTATGCGCCCCAGAAGGAAATGACCTGTGCCATCTTCCTTCATATCAAAGAGTCCTTCGTAGTCAGCTGCAGCAGCTAAAGCCCCATCCTTATCGTTGCCGTCTATGTAAGCCGCCAATACCGTATGCCAAATTTTCCTGTCCCGGGTGCCAATCTCCCGGATTTCCTCTGCTAGAGCCACCGCTTCCTGGTAGCGGCATCTTTCCAGAGCATCCATCAGAGCCAGATAGCACTTATGTACCTTCTGATAAGGCAAGAGTTTTTTTTCTGCCATGAGCCCACCTCCCCCATTGCCTATCAAGTTGCAATTATTCTATATCCGCCCCCTCTTTTCCTTTTTAAGCAAACGAAAAGACCGCACAGTCTCTTCAAAACCTGTGCGGTCTACATACACAATTATGCTGCTACTTCCATAGATGATCCGGCAGCCTTCTTCTGAGCAGCATAAGCCGCATGTGCATTGTGCTGCTTGATCTGTGCATTCACCTGCTGGAAGGCGCTGCTGCCCAATTTAGTGCTGTTGCCAAAATTAGAACCAGTGGTGCCATTCTTACGGGCAGCGCTCATGCCCTTGCCCATGTTCTGCATGCCCTGATTGTAATCCTGGCGAATCTGCTGCTGGAATCTGCTCTTGCCAACCTTGGTCTCATTGCCAAAATTAGAAACCTCGTAATAGGAACGAGTCTTATCCATAATCTTCGAGGTCTGATGTTCACCAATCGCAGTAGTCTGCTTGTTGCCTTGCTGGAATTTGCTGGTACCTATCTTGGTC
This genomic interval from Selenomonas sp. AB3002 contains the following:
- a CDS encoding methyl-accepting chemotaxis protein, which encodes MAEEFKQNEEVTNKLAASIEEIATSTQTVYEAVEQVAKSASALAKAGQESVEQAKFLQEKNADTIKVIDFITNIAGQTNLLGLNAAIEAARAGEQGRGFAVVAEEVRKLAEQSREATEKIQSTLTEMNKAVEGISKSIENTGSISEEQAASTEEITANLSRVTKAAEELKRYVESLK
- a CDS encoding Crp/Fnr family transcriptional regulator, which translates into the protein MKLDYMLDHIPENIRQHTTKRTFQPGDVVVRKGEKADHVYILTAGKLRVSNEFESGQRYTFASLEVPDMIGDLEVLAEQEHFAATNEAVTECQVLSLTADTFLHWMKTDNDFAVAVAKLLAAKMYPTSNEAGRVKFQPSQERFEEYLAKRLGDIETDLFILHTSRQQIADDIGTSVKTVNRCVTKMRDDGDLSLLHGKITLNREQQARLRAVWKNEP
- a CDS encoding glycosyltransferase family 2 protein, which translates into the protein MSLIAVVSMVRNEADVIESFVRHNLGWADKLYVAVHESSDETLSILQALQQDGLPIVLSEVKGAAQLQSEVVTALMRQAVAEGAGFVVPLDADEFLLPDGSGNAGQSVGNYCRSVFAAMDEGKVYAIPWVRYVPRSGQGFLLSRRAYREKWPDSLTKAVLGAGAVKEAQLEISQGSHRALLPGNEGDRQAVVPEVVKGVHIAHYPWRSEEQAAKKAAVGWLGNVAKYTRYTRTAHQWREGYRELMKGRSLQPENLRQPVKAPRLPGSDVVRLCYTPDYDKESLLEVVMLAAEQLAEECAELRARLFVQPVSIVMQYRGNLELFARTMASALSDDYPFKEYIVLAPEISPEGEAALVELLEQQPVECISLLSGPEAWELLPEGMKGEFVQWLPEGFIMLPDRLIKMVSALSAQEELSLMVSAVEEGDYLSDKIMRQEVFDIDTGKEIFMPGDGSQAAQSIWDARQCFPGGLASAIFRRRQLEALKWPPGKEWQEYEGRELLASLLAGHAYGYIAEPLLRVER
- a CDS encoding tetratricopeptide repeat protein; the encoded protein is MAEKKLLPYQKVHKCYLALMDALERCRYQEAVALAEEIREIGTRDRKIWHTVLAAYIDGNDKDGALAAAADYEGLFDMKEDGTGHFLLGRIKMLSGDWESAEAEVRHALNLPMEDWYRGAAYSILANLERKLARPREAAGHYLKSVEYKTLATGSLADYSNYLFNLHYLNEPQSFMLAEAQKYGEMLSRVEQYSHKPHGRAKMRIGYISPDLRFHVVAFFSYALLKDYNRERFEVYCYTNCIEDSASAEFASWVDGWRNVRGMAPVEIAQAVYEDEIDILFDLAGHTAQNMLPVLACKPAPVQLSGIGYFDTTGLPAVDYFLTDHYLDPEDGGNEHYFTEKLLRLPKSHFCYMWHDAPGEVGEAPCLAKGFVTFGCLNNFAKVTDEVLRVWAKILRQVQGSRLHLRAQIFNSEYGRKLAFARIEAAGIDLARVEAYPFAPDYLKDYHEIDIALDTWPYPGGGTTCDALYMGVPVVTLAGERHNSRFGYSLLMNMGLAELCTFSEGEYAERAVSLAEDKECLKALHKKLRPMMERSPVMASGPYVAAVEQAYAEIYVKWLEKSGFTIEESGLLWLNTPVKENNEAAEPVGDAAGERTVNMSKSSRKLNKKKEKANKMEIRRRDAGLREQMKEQMEAGDYAEALGSLAELVKDNSYDPDLLYDGAYCYFMVGDYERSTKWVDMVMDLAPYHIPARILLARLCILNEREEGALSLSDVLLASNRELLTEEQSQDLNDILEYYYRCEPERIRAEYPHVAAFVAGEDEEKTPVVEKTAPPAAPAAPAPEPHVVQEIAPQEVPACEAPAPAAPVADIEAELKAIAEKPVPLQAKIHLYNVFAGGYFYQKNYGEARRFLEEALKIDPLDGESLRNMAVLCHEQGEKEKAQEFASRLPQTDFLLLAALR